The genomic window CGCCAGCTTGCACGGGCACGAATTCTCGAACCGGCCCTCCTCCAACATCCAGCAATCGCCCTCTCATCTTCGTACGCCGCTCTTGCGATCGGCCTTTTCGCCGCCGAAacagcgcgcccgcgcagctgccgacggcccgccggcgccttcgctgcggcagcggccggtGTCCGACTACATCCCGCGCGAGCCCTCGCCGGTCGTCCGCTTCCGAGAACCCGAGGACGAGCCGCTGCCCACGCCCGCAACGCTCGACGAGCCGGTCTCCGAGTCCGAGCTCAGCGATGTTACGGCCGCGatcgacggcgccgtgccCGCGAGGCCTCCCCGCGCcaggcggcagcgccgagtCCCGCACAAGAGCACCACCTACCCTCTTGGGTACCCGGCACCGACGATAATCCTCAAGACGAAGGTCATGCAAAAGGTTTTTCAGCCCAGGTTGCTCTTGCAACTCCAAAAGGTCAGGGAAGACGGGCGGTCACAGCCCGTGCTGGAAGTTTTCCCAGCCTCGCGCCTCGCCGGGCCTGTGGTTGCCCCCCGGTTGGCAAAGCGGTTCCCCGGCATATTCGGGGTCAAGCGCCATCTTGGCTACGACGACATTGTGCTGGTGGAAAGGGATGACGACGATTCAAACGCGGACGGTGCggacagcgacagcgacgagaGCTTGGAGAGGAGGACCATTCTTGCGGTGTACAGCCCGCTGAAGCACTCGGAGGAAGCCGAGATCGTGCTGGACGACGGATCGGTATGGGTGGCCAGGGCACTGCCCAACGGCTCGTACGATTTCTTTCACACGGACGTCAAGGGCAACACCACCACGGTGCGGTGGGCTCGCAGATATGCGGGCGCCGTTACCCCAACCTCTGTTTCCGCCGACACCACCGCCTCGTCAACCGCTTCTGCTCAGACCCGGTACACATTCAGCGTCCTCAACCCGTCAACACGTCGCCATCCTGTCATGGCCACCCTGACACCCTCCACTCTCAACATTCAAGACACATACACTTCTGTTTCTCCCTCACATGCCCGGCACCCGCCAATTACTCGAACCGGCCGATCGCGCTCGGTGTCTTCTTCCCCCGCTTTAGCCCGTACAGCTCCCTACTTACCTTCAGTTCAATTCTCATCAGCCAGCGCTAGCGACGGCGAAAACGACTCCACCGtcagcttctcggccgcggcggacaACGAAGCCGCACAACGAACTGTGCATAATGTCGATGACGCCACCAAGAGGCTCATTGCGGTCACTGCGCTCTGGGTAGCCCTCCGCTCAGGCTGGTCCCAGAGCTACAGCCCCTGCAGCAGTACTCCAGAGAGCGCAACCGCAAGCACTGCAACCACTGGCCAACGTGGCCGCAGCAGGCGGAACACCTGGACCCGCTCCTCGACAACCGACACCCCACGCTCGCCCGACCTCACCGGTGGGGAGCCGTCGCGTGTCTCCCTCTGTCTCAAGCGGAATTCCCTACCCGCGCAGCCGCTCGAatccgccaccgccggcaaCAACAGATCCCCCGCCGCAACACCCACCGTCTCGCGTGCACCAACGCCCACCCCTAGCCCCGCGGACGCCCACCCTCTCCCTCTACCTCGGCGCGCCACTAGCACCGGCACGGCGTTcacgcggcgccgccaacaGGCTTCGCCCCCCGCTGTCTCCCTCAGCAGTGCTGCATCTACCACTCCTGCCCCTCCCGAAAGAGaccccgccgctgccgagccAGAGACAGGCAGGAAACGACACCTCTCAATGGCATCCCCCCGGCCATCGCTGTCTCCATCTCCGTCTCCCTCACcgtccccttccccttcggCAGTGCCGACAGCCGTACCAGCAAGGATGCCTGCTCTTCCAGTTCCAGTTCAACCACAAGCAGGCGTGGAAAAGCCCGTCACCGGCGTGGGCACGGGCACCGGCACGGGCACCGGCGTGAACGCGACGAAGAAGTGCCCGAAGCTGCTGGCTAagaaggagcagcagcagcaacgccAACAGCGGGGGGGAGGagatgaggaggaggccgatcTCACCTCCGTCGCGGGCagtggcgccggcgccgcagatGGGGATAGGGACGGGGCGAAAAAGAGCCGCATGCGCTGGAGACTGGCCAGGTGGATCCACAAGCtcggctcgtcgtcgtcttcgtcgtcttcgtcgtcttcgccgtcgccgccgcggcgctaGGGGCGCGGGCCGCGGAGAAGGCTGTGGGCTGGCGTTCGCGCTGGGACGTGCTGGGTTTGTGGGTGACGGGGGGAACTATTTGGGTAGTTACTTGGGTACTCGGTCTTATGGATCTCGCCGGGCGGGACGGAGCTTTCATGCCGCATCGGCGTGTACGATTCGATTCGATTGCGTGTTAGGAGCAGGGCTTGAAAGCATGCATCTTATGTTGGTCGTCTGCTTttcggcgggcgggcggtgaTTATTTCTTAGCCGCGGTTGAGATTGTTCATACCTATGTATGATCACTatgggcaggcaggcaggcagcaGGCCGCGGGGTATGGATAACTGGCGTCAGCCTCGGCCGAGTATGGGAGCACCAGCCTTTGGCCCCAGGGGCCCAGTTATGCAAAGCTCCTGGTTTCACGCTCCTGGTGTCCGCGGCCTGCCGTGCTGGAGACTCAGCGTCCACAGGGGGCCAGGACTTCTCATGTTATGCCCAGGAGCAAGTAATATTCGACGCTAGCGTTTTCACCAATGTGCAAGTCGGAGGAGGGCACTTACCCGTTCAATCCAGGCTCTATCGCCAATTGTGGGAAGAAACAATGTTTAGTGATGTTTCCTCCCATCAACTGAGCTGGTTGACGTGCACGTGCCCAGGGGCCCGGCGTGAGGGATCCGGGCCCACTTCCCGCTGTTGGTGTCGATCTTATCTCCGGGGCGGGGGCTTCAAGTGGGTCGAGGGATTGGCGAGCATGAACATTAATCAGGTTACATTCATGCAAGTAACCTTAACGGTTGCCCGATGTATGCCGCTGAAAGTCTGGTACATATGACGCGGAAGAAAAGATGGCTCATGGCTTCACACTCCCAGTCGATGGGAGAATAGCGGCCTCGGTGTTCTTAGCAAGAACAAACGTGGCTATGATTAGCCAATGGCCCAGGGAGATGTCCTCTTTTGAAGATGATGCTATCCGTAGCTCGAATGCCTTCCAACCCGCCGAAACACGCAGATCGCCCGCTCCCCAACATCAACATCCTGCCGGAGCTCAACCCCTTCACAAAAGACCACACAACGCCAGAATCACCTCCCCGGTCCCCTCCTCGACATTCACATCCCCAACATAAGCCAGCCTGCCCTCCCCAACCCTCCCCACCGCAACGGGCGCCTGACCAGGCCGCCGCACCGGCTCGGGGCCCCAAACCAACGACTCCAGCACCGACTGCTCATCCGTGCAATACCACGCCTGCTCCGGCGCGACGTTcgccaccgccagcgccttcaTGCTGTACCGCGCGGGGAGCCTGTCCGCTAAGCTCGCGCCCACTGCGGCGCGGTTGAGCGCGAAGGTGGTGCGCTCGTAGGCGCCGGCCTCCCAGGgcaggccggcgcggcggaagaAGGGCTGCATGTCGGGCGGGGCCACGAAGCTGGGGAAGTGCGCGAGGCAGacggcggtgccgccgcggcgcacgTACTGCagcacggcgtcgaggacggcggcgtgctcgccggcggcggggtcggcgagggcggcgtccGTGAtgagcacggcggcgggcggggggTGTTCcgtggaagaagaagaagacgatgatgatgatgaagaGAGCTCGCGGAGGGCGGTGCGGGCGGTTTTGGCGCGCTGGATTCGGGCCTTGGCGCGAAGCTTGTCCAGGTGCGGCTTGTACATCTCGTCGAACCAGGACTCGAGGTTCAGCGAGATCAGGAGCACGCGGGGCTGTTCCATGGCGATGAGGGTGGGTCTGCCTTGCTGTGTGGATGATGTTGGCTGCAacggggatggggatggacGTCGGAGTGTTCAAGACGGAGGTTAAGGTTCAGGAATGGAAGGTTTGGAGGTCAGAATTGCGGGGACGAATGATCATCCAGACTTCTTGGCGGTGAGGAATCTGAGAGGGGTTCACTTGGTAATTTGAGTAAACCTGAGCATGACTCCCAACCCCTCCGATTCACACACACACAATGGCGTCTAACACCCAGGTAAAGAGCAAATAGTATAGCATATCCAAGCAGCCGGGAGAAAAACAAGCGATTGCAAAGATATCCCGCAATGCTTCCCCATCCAAATGCGACTGTCGGTGCAGACCAAGTCATCCTGGTCCGTTGGCGCCTTGTGTTCGACAAGCACCTAAATTGAAGATGCCGTTGGGGAGACCGTTGCCAACGATACACCAGCGAAAAGAGAATCCTACTTGAACAAGCCCATATGGCAAACAGGGACATGGGTTACCCACGTCAAGATGGCATTTTAAATCAGCGAGGTACCCTACTGCACCAAGGGAGAAAAGAGAGACCGCCCCAATCACGGCGTGCCCGTGAAACTCAAAAACGTCTCAGCCCCTAGTCCAAAAGCACCTCAAGGTCATACTCCTTCCACGCGTCCAGCGTGTACTGCGGCAGCGTCTCAGGCCCGCACGAGCCCGTGCCCAGACCATGGTGCATCCAGTCCAGATGGACCACCCGATCGCTCCTTCTGCGATCGTGCAGCTCGTAAGGATGCTGAGCGGCCTCCAAATCAGCTGCAGAGTACGGCAGCACCGAGAAGCTGGCGCCCTCGAAATCCCCGTACCGCGCCCGCAGGAGACGCTGTGGCTGCGGAGCCGGCCTCTTTTTATCCCCACCCGCAGGAGACGGCGACGTCAGAAACTCGACCCAACGCACGTCCGTCCGGTTCCCGTTTTCCTGCGGAAACTCGTAGTCCGTAACGAGCTCGTCAACAGGCAGCTCCCACCTCCCAACCAGCTGGCTGAGCTTCCTGTCGCGGTAGCCCTCGCCGGGCCCGCGCCCGAACCAGCGTACCTGGTCGCAGCCCTTGATGGCCGTTACGAGACCGAGACGGCCCCAGGCGCGGGGAAGGAGGTTGCCGGTTGGTTTCGCATGCGCGCGaatggcgacggcgtcgtccaGGAAGTAGTATGTGGCGGTGATCTCCAGCGCCCAGTTCAGAACGGGCGGTGCGATGCGGCTTTTGACCGTGACTTGGACGACGCCGTTGTCGTGCGTCTGCCAGGATGACTGGATGAGATGCTGCTTTGCCTGATGCAGACGGCGGTCTCGCCAGTTGCGGCCAAAATCGCAGCCGCGGTCATTGTCAGTTTGTGCGCGGTAGATGTCGAACAGGAGGGGTTCGCTCAGAATGTTGGGGGCGGACAGGCGACCTGGATCTGGACTTGGGCGCTGCCAGCTGACGAGGGCACCGCGCGCGAGGTCGAATTTCCAGGATGGTCCATCACTGCTAGTTATAGATAGCAGGGAGTCATTGTTCATCTCGACAAGGAGTCGCTGTGGCTGTCGGCCAGCGATACGGCGCTGGAGTTGGAGGCTTGCTGGCCGGGTCAACTGTATCTCCCCAGTTGCGATGATGTGACCCGCCTCGCACCAGGCAGTGGCCCCTGCAAGCACAAACTTCAAATTCAAATGCGAGTCTGCCGAGCGGTGGTAGTCGAGGCCGGGGATGTGCAGCAAAGCTTCGGTGTGAGGTCTTACGCCTGCATCCGCGTGTGAGAAGAGAGCGGCCGGAGCGGAAGTGGAACCTTACCCTTAGGGATTGCCACACGCTGGTAGGGCGTGATGTTTGCGTTGTCCGAGACGATTGACCACCAGCACTCGAGATGATCAAGGGTCACAAAGTCGTACCGGTTCACGATGCGCACTTTGTCGCCTTTCTCCACGCCGAGCGTTTGGACAGGCTCAATCGCTTTCTTGTACTCGATGAGACCGGGGCCGGGTGTGTGGTTCGAGAGGCATAGCCCATCCATAACAAAGTTGTAATCATTAGGCTCATCGCCAAAGTCACCACCGTATGCCATATACTCTCTGCCGTCCTTTGTCTTCGCTCTGAGGCCCTGTACATACCACGACAGATGTCAGCTTCGTGTTAGCCAGGTGGTGCGGCTTGACCCACATGATTCGCCCACTCCCACACGAAACCGCCCATCAAGCGAGGATAGCGGTAAAAGAGGTCGATGTACTCCTTGATGGCCCCTGGGCCGTTGCCCATGGCGTGGACGTATTCGCACAGGACGAGAGGTTTGTCCCAGTTTCGGTCCTTCGCGTACGCTTCGGTATCTCCGACCGAATGGTACATTCTGCTAAGGATGTCGGCTGACTGAGCGTTCCAGTCGCCCTCATAGTGGATCAGACGGCTCTTGTCGAGGCTTTTGATGAACTTGTACATCGCATGGTGGTTCCGCCCGTATCCGGACTCGTTGCCGAGAGACCAGAGAATGACACAGGGGCGGTTGAAGTCGCGCATGACCATCTGCCGGGCACGATCGAGGTAGGCCTCTTCCCATTCAGGGTTGTCGGAAGTGAACGCGGTGCCATTGCCTCCGACCACGAACAGCCCATGGCACTCTAGATCACTGAGCAATGTCTCAGATATGCCGTTCTATACTCAAATGGCAACCAACAGCTCGTTAGGGGCAGCACTTACCATTCATCCAAAATCCACAGTCCCAACTCGTCAGCAAGCTCGTAGAGTCTCGGATCGTTGATGTAATGGGACGTCCGAATGGCATTGATGTTGTGCTGCTTCATCTGGATCAGGTCCGCCTTGAGGAAGTCGTAAGGAACTGCACGGCCATAGTCGGGATGGTGCTCGTGTCTGTTGACGCCCCTCAACTTGACGGGCTTCCCATTGACACTGAAAACGCCATCTAACAGCTCCACCCGGCGGAAGCCAACCCTCTCGGCTAGGGCGCAACCTGGCATGGAGAGCACCAGCTGGTAGAGGTAGGGGGTCTCGGCGGTCCATTTGTGCGGGTTTTTGACCCGTAACTCGAATCTGACGGAGCCCTTCTTTGCGGCCCGGGTCTGGTTGGCGATCGCCGATCCATCCGCGTCCAGAAGGCTCAGCGTGACGTTGGCGTCGGAGTTGATCTTGACCTCAACAAGCAAGGTCGCATCTCGGTAGTCGTCATCCAAAACCGTCTGCACGTGGATGTCCTCGAAGTGCGTCGCTGGGAACTTGTGCAGCCACACGTCGCGGAAAATACCGCTCAGCCACCATTGGTCCTGCCACAATCAGTCGTCTGCGGTCAAGAAAGCAGTGGGAGCGATGGTGCAGGCGAACCTGGTCTTCAATGTAACTGCCATCACAACGCTGGTACACCTCGACATGCACATAGTTGACGCCCGGGCAGCGGACAAAGGGGGTGACGTCGAATTCACTTGGATTCCTGGACCCTTGGGAATAGCCAACCTCGCGATGGTTCACCCACACGGTAAAGGCAGAGTCCACTCCCTCGAAGCGGAGGCGCAGCTGATGGTCTCTGTCCTGAGGGCCGAGGGTGAAAGCCGTCGCGTAGCGGCCGCATTCATTGTCATCAATCGGCACGCGGGGCGGGTCGACCGGGAAGGGGAAGTTGATATTGGTGTACTGGGGACCTCTTCCGTAGCCCTGCAGCTGCCACATGCCCGGGACCCGGATCGTCTGTCCAGCCCAGCCATGCTTCGAGGCCAGCTCGGAGGGCGTGTGCTGGTGGAAGTCGGTGGGCCCTACCAGGGGCGACTTGGAGAGGTGGAACAGCCACTGGCCAGAGAGGAGCTGGCTCTTGGAGCGGGACACATCGCGTGACAAGGCGTCATCACGGCTGCCGTACAGGAAGAAGtgggcgcgcggcggcaaggTGTTCCGATGGAGGACCTTGAGGTTGTTCCAGTCCGGGGTGGCCGGTGGGAACATGTGGTCCTGGCATGTCCGGTAGGGTGCCGGCGCATCGGGGCTGCGAACCTCTTGCGGGAGTGCGGCGGCCGTGTCTCCTTGTGCCATCGGGGCAATTACCGAGTGCAGCGGACGCGCTAACTAATGTTGGGGGCGACGGCTCATCGAGAGTCGTCTACAGGTGGTTATTTGGGCTCCAGGTGTTCAATCAATCGATTAACTTCCGGAACGCAGAGCTCGACCAGGCCAGCGAGAACCTAATGGATCTCGTTTGGAGATCCTCGAGTCCTGGGCAAGGGGAGGAAAGTACAACGCCGGCATCGCACAACAGCCGGGGAAGGCAGGCCAATGGCTGTTTGGGGTTGTTGATCATTCAGTCACATGCGCCGATGCACCCCGCATCAGGAAGGCGCAGCGAAGCTGAGCCGGCGTTTAGAATCGTCTGGGGCAAGGGATCGCTGGgtaagggttagggttgagGAGCTGTTTCGAAACAGCAACCGCGCTCCCAGGCAGAAATGTGAATGCAAGTCAACGTCAATTTGTGTCTGATTGGAGAGCTGCACCCCGGACAGATCCATTCATGACCACAGCGACAGCTCTCTCCAACACATCGTTTCCGGCAAAACCTGGTAAACAGAAATGCAACGAATTGTTCATGTCAAACTCAATACACCGATAATGCTAGAATATGCAATCGTGGACTCTGACCGTGCTGGATGCGCCGTTCGCTGCTGAACCACAAGTTCCTTATCCTCCCACCCCCCACCGAACCGACGCGAGGGTGCGGAAGCACATCCTCCACCCCTTCTCAAGCGACGTCGCATTCACGGAAACGCGGGATCGGGAAGCTGGCCTAACTCCACTAACGGTACCTACTACCGATTCGCGGAATTTCTGGCCACACTGCAACCTCCTTGAACCGTGGGCCTGGGCCAGGAACCGTCTCATCATGCGCCCCAGTCCCCTCGGT from Thermothielavioides terrestris NRRL 8126 chromosome 1, complete sequence includes these protein-coding regions:
- a CDS encoding glycoside hydrolase family 2 protein (CAZy_ID 269921), yielding MAQGDTAAALPQEVRSPDAPAPYRTCQDHMFPPATPDWNNLKVLHRNTLPPRAHFFLYGSRDDALSRDVSRSKSQLLSGQWLFHLSKSPLVGPTDFHQHTPSELASKHGWAGQTIRVPGMWQLQGYGRGPQYTNINFPFPVDPPRVPIDDNECGRYATAFTLGPQDRDHQLRLRFEGVDSAFTVWVNHREVGYSQGSRNPSEFDVTPFVRCPGVNYVHVEVYQRCDGSYIEDQDQWWLSGIFRDVWLHKFPATHFEDIHVQTVLDDDYRDATLLVEVKINSDANVTLSLLDADGSAIANQTRAAKKGSVRFELRVKNPHKWTAETPYLYQLVLSMPGCALAERVGFRRVELLDGVFSVNGKPVKLRGVNRHEHHPDYGRAVPYDFLKADLIQMKQHNINAIRTSHYINDPRLYELADELGLWILDECDLECHGLFVVGGNGTAFTSDNPEWEEAYLDRARQMVMRDFNRPCVILWSLGNESGYGRNHHAMYKFIKSLDKSRLIHYEGDWNAQSADILSRMYHSVGDTEAYAKDRNWDKPLVLCEYVHAMGNGPGAIKEYIDLFYRYPRLMGGFVWEWANHGLRAKTKDGREYMAYGGDFGDEPNDYNFVMDGLCLSNHTPGPGLIEYKKAIEPVQTLGVEKGDKVRIVNRYDFVTLDHLECWWSIVSDNANITPYQRVAIPKGVRPHTEALLHIPGLDYHRSADSHLNLKFVLAGATAWCEAGHIIATGEIQLTRPASLQLQRRIAGRQPQRLLVEMNNDSLLSITSSDGPSWKFDLARGALVSWQRPSPDPGRLSAPNILSEPLLFDIYRAQTDNDRGCDFGRNWRDRRLHQAKQHLIQSSWQTHDNGVVQVTVKSRIAPPVLNWALEITATYYFLDDAVAIRAHAKPTGNLLPRAWGRLGLVTAIKGCDQVRWFGRGPGEGYRDRKLSQLVGRWELPVDELVTDYEFPQENGNRTDVRWVEFLTSPSPAGGDKKRPAPQPQRLLRARYGDFEGASFSVLPYSAADLEAAQHPYELHDRRRSDRVVHLDWMHHGLGTGSCGPETLPQYTLDAWKEYDLEVLLD